Proteins encoded together in one Triticum dicoccoides isolate Atlit2015 ecotype Zavitan chromosome 7B, WEW_v2.0, whole genome shotgun sequence window:
- the LOC119337842 gene encoding uncharacterized protein LOC119337842 produces the protein MALAPTSLQSFLTGRPLCTAPQLTRSSIRPASARLSCRASDQKDAPPSWAGNLELKNLGKLAMVAMAAGVLVLAPVDDAMAGKSGGRIGGKAFRSAAPRSSGPRINNSRTNIYVNPGVAPPLVGGYGYGGYGGYGLSPFGFYGGPSVALGVGGGFDTLVLFIVGGAVVGAVRRFLNRRDNDDYDD, from the exons ATGGCGTTAGCCCCCACATCTCTCCAGAGCTTCCTCACAGGGAGGCCCCTATGCACGGCCCCGCAGCTCACGAGGTCGTCAATTAGGCCGGCATCGGCGAGGCTTTCTTGCAGGGCCTCCGACCAGAAGGACGCGCCTCCGTCGTGGGCCGGAAACCTCGAGCTGAAAAATCTCGGGAAGCTGGCGATGGTCGCCATGGCCGCCGGCGTGCTCGTACTCGCGCCCGTCGACGACGCCATGGCGGGCAAGTCCGGCGGCAGGATCGGTGGGAAGGCGTTTCGGTCCGCGGCACCGCGCTCGTCCGGTCCAAGGATAAACAACTCAAG GACGAACATCTACGTCAATCCCGGCGTGGCGCCACCGCTGGTCGGCGGCTACGGCTACGGTGGCTATGGCGGGTACGGCTTGTCGCCGTTCGGCTTCTACGGTGGCCCGAGCGTCGCCCTCGGGGTCGGTGGCGGCTTCGACACGCTCGTCCTGTTCATTGTGGGCGGGGCGGTCGTGGGCGCCGTCCGGCGGTTCCTCAACCGCAGGGATAACGATGATTACGACGACTAA
- the LOC119340462 gene encoding uncharacterized protein At2g39910-like, whose amino-acid sequence MPPPATVAPSAALRREDLLRVAAPLRSLLSAAPYAPPEGSDTSVKSLLASLLPSPSEPPTGGAGKEAVDLLLFCAAARAASAEAPALHWVPEGLSRAAAAAMEEMAAMGGWGGVPEMLVAMMPEALPPLKAVLKDTGVDANDDMMMIGAVKPPKEHAFVAAHQFRWLLSQVNYPKLGDLCWLVIPCALTALDHWPLQRRLLLHNKLKLRLNNLNLKLNRRRSIGYKMSCLTWLAFHLLWTALLQQG is encoded by the exons ATGCCGCCGCCAGCCACAGTCGCCCCCTCGGCGGCCCTCCGCCGCGAGGACCTCCTCCGAGTCGCCGCCCCGCTCCGCTCCCTGCTCTCCGCGGCGCCCTACGCGCCCCCCGAGGGCTCCGACACCTCCGTGAAATCCCTCCTCGCCTCACTCCTCCCGTCCCCCTCTGAACCCCCGACGGGCGGGGCCGGCAAGGAGGCCGTGGACCTGCTCCTCttctgcgccgccgcccgcgctgccTCCGCCGAGGCCCCCGCGCTGCACTGGGTCCCGGAGGGGCTCTCCAGggcggccgccgccgccatggaggaGATGGCGGCGATGGGCGGGTGGGGTGGTGTCCCGGAGATGTTGGTCGCCATGATGCCGGAGGCGTTGCCGCCGCTGAAGGCCGTGCTGAAGGACACGGGCGTGGACGCCaatgatgatatgatgatgattgGCGCCGTGAAGCCGCCCAAGGAGCACGCCTTTGTCGCCGCGCACCAGTTCCGGTGGCTGTTGTCTCAG GTTAATTACCCGAAGCTCGGGGATTTGTGCTGGTTAGTCATTCCATGTGCTTTGACGGCATTGGATCATTGGCCTCTACAAAGGAGATTGTTGCTACACAACAAACTCAAATTGAGGCTCAACAATCTCAACTTGAAGCTCAACAGAAGAAGATCGATTGGCTACAAAATGTCGTGTCTAACTTGGTTGGCATTTCACCTCCTATGGACGGCACTGCTGCAACAGGGCTAG
- the LOC119337267 gene encoding G-type lectin S-receptor-like serine/threonine-protein kinase At2g19130, with the protein MTPFLVVFTILLCLRTPASSAVTDTILPGQALGVDNKLVSSNGGYALGFFQTGHTANWYLGIWFNTVPKFTSAWVANRDKPIRNTTSLELTISHDGNLVIVNWSTKSMIWSTQVNIKRNITTAATLLSSGNLILTDSSNSSEVLWQSFDHPTDTFFPGAKLGWDKVTGLERHFVSWKNLVDPATGAYCEQLDPSGVDQLLLVALNSSIPYWSTGVWNGKYFAALPEMSARHSISAKFVDNDKEKYLTYNLVAEYMDPNMVTRHVIDVSGQAKTFIWMKGSEDWVMINAQPRAQCEVHAICGPFTICTDNKVPHCNCMEGFTITSPKDWELENRADGCSRNTQLDCISNISKTHTTDKFYSVPCVKLPQNAPKVEAAASMSECAQICLSNCSCTAYSFGNSRCSMWHNELLNIRQLQCSDTTNSNGGTLYLRLSAKDVQSLKNNRRGIVTGVVIGTGISALGLFALILLLMVWRNKNKRSGQIQNESEVCDGITAFRYNDLQRATHFFTDKLGGGSFGSVFKGFIKGSNAIAVKRLDGAYQGEKQFRTEVSSIGAVQHINLVKLVGFCCEGSKRLLVYEYMSNRSLDVHLFGSNSMLNWTARYQIGLGVARGLAYLHDSCRDRVIHCDIKPENILLDASLLPKIADFGMAKLLGRDYSRVLTTIRGTTGYLAPEWLTGVPITPKVDVFSYGMVLLEIISGRRNSCPSCPSGGNTDVYFPVHAAHKLLAGDVGTLVDHKLHGIANLDEVEIACKVACWCLQDDELDRPTMGQVVQILEGLVEITMPPIPRLLQAMAGSSHSTCSFFVSGKRAALRV; encoded by the coding sequence ATGACTCCGTTCCTCGTTGTTTTCACCATCCTCTTGTGCCTGCGCACCCCAGCAAGTTCCGCCGTGACAGACACCATCTTGCCCGGCCAAGCACTTGGCGTCGACAACAAGCTCGTCTCCAGCAATGGCGGGTATGCGCTCGGCTTCTTCCAGACTGGACACACCGCCAACTGGTACCTTGGCATATGGTTCAACACGGTACCAAAATTCACTTCAGCATGGGTTGCAAATAGGGATAAGCCAATCAGGAACACCACCTCACTGGAGCTCACGATCTCCCACGATGGCAACCTTGTCATCGTAAACTGGTCCACCAAGTCCATGATCTGGTCTACACAAGTAAACATCAAAAGAAATATCACCACTGCTGCTACGCTGTTGAGTAGTGGAAATCTTATCCTGACAGACTCTTCAAACTCATCAGAGGTTTTGTGGCAGAGCTTTGACCACCCCACGGATACATTTTTTCCTGGGGCGAAGCTCGGATGGGACAAGGTCACAGGCCTGGAGCGccattttgtttcttggaagaactTGGTCGACCCGGCTACCGGTGCGTACTGTGAGCAGTTAGACCCCAGTGGTGTTGACCAGTTACTGCTTGTAGCACTGAACTCATCCATACCATATTGGTCCACTGGTGTATGGAACGGCAAATACTTCGCTGCACTTCCAGAAATGTCAGCCCGCCACTCTATTAGTGCAAAATTTGTCGACAATGACAAAGAGAAATACTTGACATATAATTTAGTAGctgaatatatggatccaaatatgGTTACTCGCCATGTCATTGATGTCTCGGGTCAAGCAAAGACATTCATTTGGATGAAGGGCTCAGAGGATTGGGTAATGATCAATGCTCAACCAAGAGCTCAGTGTGAAGTCCATGCAATTTGTGGACCTTTCACAATTTGCACTGATAATAAAGTTCCACACTGCAACTGTATGGAGGGCTTCACCATAACATCCCCCAAGGACTGGGAGCTAGAAAATCGAGCAGATGGGTGCTCGAGAAATACTCAGTTAGACTGCATTAGCAACATAAGCAAAACACACACCACAGACAAGTTCTATTCTGTACCATGTGTTAAGTTGCCCCAGAATGCCCCAAAAGTAGAAGCTGCTGCAAGCATGAGTGAGTGCGCACAAATTTGCCTGAGTAATTGCTCTTGCACCGCATACTCCTTCGGCAACAGCAGATGTTCTATGTGGCATAATGAATTGCTCAACATAAGACAACTACAATGCAGTGACACTACAAATTCAAATGGAGGAACTCTTTATCTTCGTCTTTCTGCTAAAGATGTACAAAGTTTGAAAAACAACAGAAGAGGGATAGTTACTGGAGTTGTAATTGGTACAGGTATTTCTGCTCTAGGCTTATTTGCACTCATCCTCCTACTAATGGTTTGGAGAAACAAAAACAAGAGATCTGGTCAAATACAGAATGAATCTGAAGTTTGTGATGGAATCACTGCATTTAGATACAATGATCTTCAACGAGCAACACATTTTTTTACAGATAAGTTGGGTGGAGGCAGTTTTGGTTCTGTATTCAAGGGGTTTATAAAGGGCTCCAATGCCATAGCAGTGAAGAGGCTTGATGGTGCTTATCAAGGAGAGAAGCAATTCAGAACTGAAGTGAGCTCAATTGGAGCTGTCCAGCACATCAATTTAGTTAAGCTTGTTGGTTTCTGTTGTGAGGGTTCTAAGAGGTTGCTTGTTTATGAATACATGTCAAATCGCTCTCTTGATGTCCATTTATTTGGAAGCAACTCAATGTTAAATTGGACTGCTAGGTATCAGATAGGCTTAGGTGTTGCAAGAGGGTTGGCCTACTTGCATGACAGCTGTCGAGACCGCGTCATACACTGTGATATCAAGCCAGAAAACATACTTCTTGATGCTTCACTCCTTCCAAAAATTGCAGACTTTGGGATGGCAAAGCTTTTAGGAAGGGATTATAGCAGAGTATTGACAACAATTAGAGGAACTACAGGATACCTTGCGCCTGAATGGCTTACCGGTGTTCCTATTACACCAAAAGTCGATGTTTTTAGCTACGGGATGGTGTTGCTGGAAATAATATCTGGAAGGAGGAACTCATGTCCGTCATGTCCCAGTGGTGGCAACACTGATGTTTACTTTCCTGTCCATGCCGCCCATAAGCTTCTTGCAGGAGACGTCGGGACTTTGGTAGATCACAAGCTACATGGTATTGCCAATCTAGATGAGGTTGAAATTGCTTGCAAGGTTGCGTGTTGGTGCCTCCAAGATGATGAGCTTGATCGGCCAACAATGGGACAGGTGGTTCAGATTCTTGAAGGGCTAGTTGAGATCACAATGCCCCCGATACCAAGACTGCTCCAAGCTATGGCTGGAAGCTCGCATTCAACATGCTCCTTTTTTGTTTCAGGAAAAAGAGCTGCATTGCGCGTCTAG